In Pontibacillus yanchengensis, one DNA window encodes the following:
- the abc-f gene encoding ribosomal protection-like ABC-F family protein, giving the protein MLITLKDIKTILAGNVLFENLSFDIQAGDKIGLVGRNGTGKTTIFKLITQMESMDDGQLYIKKNTKIGYLAQIPQIEEKTVYEFLRNSFAELMDIQQSMSQLEAKMQDPDYMEKAIEEYGKLQEEFMRLGGYEIESQIDKVAHGLHIHTLLQHSFDQLSGGEKTKVGLARILLESPDVLLLDEPTNHLDIEAIEWLEEHLKQYEGAVCIISHDRHFLDRVVTKVADLEQGEIELYQGNYSSYVQQKEEKLLAEFKAYQEQQKRIKKMKEAIKRLRQWANEANPPSEKLFRKAKSMEKALEKMETVEKPVLDPKRMDLSLSSEERSGTDVIVAENVAKYYDGKPVLKGLDLHLRYKERLAVIGKNGAGKTTLLNLLLNKEKPTDGFVKVGTSIHLGYLPQEPLFEVDPTLRMIDYFREEVRVTEGQARQILAKFMFFGYAVFRKIHQLSGGEQMRVKLAIFMHQNVNLLILDEPTNHLDIDSQEVLEDAINQFSGTVICVSHDRYFLNKCFSETAYLEDGKLYRYKGSYDETKHKLMALREQKEESMHDTSKKGSFSKQAKKKETTRDYEQEIQSLEKKINDTKEEMVHMADVEELMNAQEESNRLEKELEELYEKWLLEE; this is encoded by the coding sequence ATGTTAATTACTTTAAAAGATATAAAAACAATACTAGCAGGAAACGTATTATTTGAGAATTTAAGTTTTGATATACAAGCTGGCGACAAAATTGGTCTTGTTGGGCGAAATGGTACGGGGAAAACAACGATATTTAAATTAATAACCCAGATGGAATCCATGGATGATGGGCAATTATATATAAAGAAAAATACCAAGATTGGCTACTTGGCTCAAATACCTCAGATAGAGGAAAAGACAGTGTATGAATTTTTACGAAATAGTTTTGCCGAGTTGATGGATATTCAGCAATCTATGAGTCAATTAGAAGCGAAAATGCAAGACCCAGACTACATGGAAAAAGCAATTGAGGAGTATGGAAAGTTACAAGAAGAATTTATGCGTCTTGGCGGGTATGAGATAGAGTCGCAAATTGATAAAGTAGCTCATGGTCTACACATTCATACTCTTTTACAACACAGCTTTGATCAGTTGAGTGGTGGGGAAAAGACGAAGGTGGGTTTGGCGAGAATTTTGTTAGAAAGTCCTGATGTTTTGCTACTGGATGAGCCTACAAACCATCTGGATATTGAGGCAATTGAATGGTTGGAGGAACACCTGAAGCAGTATGAAGGTGCTGTATGTATCATTTCACACGATCGACATTTTCTTGATCGGGTCGTGACGAAGGTTGCAGATTTGGAACAGGGTGAAATCGAACTATATCAGGGCAATTACAGTTCTTATGTTCAGCAAAAGGAAGAGAAGTTGTTAGCCGAGTTCAAAGCCTATCAAGAGCAACAGAAACGTATTAAGAAAATGAAAGAGGCTATTAAACGTCTTAGACAATGGGCGAATGAAGCCAATCCGCCGAGTGAGAAGCTATTCCGTAAAGCCAAAAGCATGGAGAAAGCGCTAGAGAAAATGGAAACAGTCGAAAAGCCAGTATTAGATCCAAAACGGATGGATTTATCTCTATCATCAGAAGAGCGAAGTGGGACGGATGTCATTGTAGCAGAGAATGTCGCTAAATATTACGACGGTAAGCCTGTATTAAAAGGATTAGATTTACATTTGCGATATAAGGAACGGCTAGCCGTTATAGGGAAAAATGGTGCAGGGAAAACGACCTTGCTGAATCTTCTCTTAAATAAAGAGAAACCGACAGATGGTTTTGTGAAAGTAGGAACTAGCATTCATTTGGGATATTTACCCCAAGAGCCATTATTTGAAGTTGATCCTACACTAAGAATGATTGATTATTTTCGTGAGGAAGTGAGAGTGACAGAGGGACAGGCTAGGCAAATTTTAGCGAAGTTTATGTTTTTTGGTTATGCCGTCTTCAGAAAGATTCACCAGTTGAGTGGTGGAGAGCAGATGAGAGTGAAGCTAGCGATTTTCATGCACCAAAATGTGAATTTGCTTATTCTTGATGAACCAACAAATCATTTAGATATTGATTCTCAAGAAGTGTTGGAGGATGCCATTAATCAGTTCTCTGGAACAGTGATCTGTGTATCCCATGATCGTTATTTTCTGAATAAATGTTTCTCTGAAACAGCTTACCTTGAAGACGGAAAATTATACCGTTATAAAGGAAGTTATGACGAAACGAAACATAAGCTTATGGCTTTAAGAGAACAAAAAGAAGAGTCGATGCACGATACTTCTAAGAAAGGTTCTTTTTCAAAGCAGGCTAAGAAAAAAGAGACAACAAGAGATTATGAACAAGAGATTCAATCGTTAGAAAAGAAAATTAATGACACCAAAGAAGAAATGGTTCATATGGCGGATGTTGAAGAGTTAATGAATGCTCAAGAAGAGTCAAATCGGTTGGAGAAGGAATTGGAAGAATTGTATGAAAAGTGGTTGTTAGAAGAGTAA
- a CDS encoding RAxF-45 family protein → MLRMEKHMVDCHSVYFNRVQTHDFVADGIRLSNFKQLNQ, encoded by the coding sequence ATGTTACGCATGGAAAAGCACATGGTTGATTGTCATTCTGTATATTTTAATCGTGTGCAAACGCATGATTTTGTTGCCGACGGGATACGTCTGTCCAATTTTAAGCAATTAAATCAGTAA
- a CDS encoding MarR family winged helix-turn-helix transcriptional regulator, translating into MDQEEQNYHQKKEDPSLKLFVVLSKAYRAISDRVQEDIRTQGLNPTEFGVLELLYHQGDQALQKIGDKILLASGSITYVVDKLEKKGLLERKPCPKDRRITYAAITEDGRNVLHEIFPDHWKQIEEITGGLTQEEKEQMIPLLKKLGVYADQMER; encoded by the coding sequence ATGGATCAAGAAGAACAAAACTATCATCAAAAGAAAGAAGATCCATCACTGAAACTGTTTGTTGTGTTATCAAAAGCATATAGAGCTATTTCAGATCGAGTACAGGAAGATATTCGGACGCAAGGGTTAAATCCCACAGAATTCGGTGTGTTGGAATTGCTGTATCACCAAGGTGACCAAGCACTCCAAAAAATTGGTGATAAAATACTTTTGGCTAGTGGAAGTATTACGTATGTAGTAGATAAGCTTGAAAAGAAAGGCTTACTAGAACGGAAGCCTTGTCCAAAGGACCGCCGTATTACGTATGCTGCTATTACAGAGGATGGGCGTAACGTGCTACATGAAATTTTCCCTGACCACTGGAAGCAAATTGAAGAAATCACAGGTGGATTAACACAGGAAGAAAAGGAACAAATGATTCCGTTGTTAAAGAAACTGGGCGTATATGCTGATCAAATGGAACGATAG
- a CDS encoding class I SAM-dependent methyltransferase — MEDTGERVIPEYMKSSNKLLLEHMARYQFALPYVQGRVLDLSCGAGYGTHMMAKERKHETEEVIGVDIDEEVIRYAKGAYHHPKSSFKVLNAVDEDLPEKLGTFDTIISFETYEHIKEEEFLLQNYYRLLKPGGTLLVSTPFGKGRGKECGSPFHVHQLTPDEFHELFTDYRSTEFFYQKGVLIEPPRESVHYPLGIAVCTK; from the coding sequence ATGGAAGATACAGGTGAACGTGTCATTCCCGAATATATGAAGTCCTCTAATAAATTGTTACTTGAACATATGGCTCGCTATCAATTTGCATTACCTTATGTACAAGGTCGCGTTTTAGACCTTTCCTGCGGAGCGGGGTACGGTACACATATGATGGCCAAAGAACGCAAACATGAAACGGAAGAAGTTATTGGGGTCGATATCGATGAAGAGGTTATTCGCTACGCAAAAGGAGCCTATCATCACCCAAAATCCTCCTTTAAAGTCTTGAATGCAGTCGATGAAGACCTTCCAGAAAAACTAGGAACATTTGACACAATTATAAGCTTTGAAACGTATGAACACATTAAAGAAGAAGAATTTCTCTTGCAGAATTATTATCGTTTGTTAAAACCAGGAGGTACATTACTTGTATCCACCCCTTTTGGAAAAGGCAGAGGAAAAGAGTGTGGCTCTCCATTCCATGTCCATCAATTAACCCCTGATGAATTTCATGAATTATTTACAGATTACCGATCTACTGAATTTTTCTATCAAAAGGGAGTATTGATTGAGCCACCTCGTGAAAGTGTTCATTATCCACTTGGCATAGCAGTATGTACAAAATAG
- a CDS encoding FixH family protein produces the protein MKNRMFLGMMLLMLFLAACESKPSSGEANESKHMEVQVMTVPEDIKSGEVSTLQAKVTIGGEEVNDVEKVKFELWKQGSTERQQRESKMQGKGMYSVQHIFEEKGVYNVAVSVTAQGLQKKVQKSVEVGDVNTDE, from the coding sequence ATGAAGAATCGAATGTTTTTGGGGATGATGTTGCTTATGTTGTTCTTAGCAGCATGTGAAAGTAAACCTTCTAGTGGAGAGGCTAATGAATCGAAACATATGGAAGTGCAAGTGATGACAGTGCCAGAAGATATAAAATCAGGAGAAGTTAGTACTCTCCAAGCCAAAGTAACGATTGGTGGAGAAGAGGTAAATGATGTAGAAAAAGTAAAATTTGAATTATGGAAACAAGGTTCTACTGAACGTCAACAGCGTGAAAGTAAAATGCAAGGTAAGGGGATGTACTCCGTCCAGCATATATTTGAAGAGAAGGGCGTATACAATGTGGCTGTAAGCGTTACAGCGCAAGGTTTGCAAAAAAAGGTTCAAAAATCGGTTGAAGTAGGAGATGTAAACACAGATGAATAG
- a CDS encoding YegS/Rv2252/BmrU family lipid kinase has protein sequence MPRYSRGAFIYNGNAGAGKLEQKLSQTIPTLAQNVESLTVLQTQSREDMIEKCKEYGRKVEVLFILGGDGTVHDTVNALADLDSRPVVGVLPGGTCNDYARMLGLPQDLYQASQALVDGDERYVDIGKTKDHYFTNFWGIGLVAETSTNVDSAQKNRFGVLSYFISAMKSMNEANPFKYKITVDGETAFNDQAVVVLVLNGRYIGTRMVPIPDLSLNDGKFDILIVKSSTLTSFRELLTMNSPDNKKYQELYHIQGERVEIETEEQMEIDSDGEINSSTPDSIELIPNHLKMLFHPNAE, from the coding sequence GTGCCAAGATATAGCAGGGGTGCTTTTATATATAACGGGAATGCAGGTGCAGGAAAACTAGAACAAAAACTTTCCCAAACGATACCAACACTAGCTCAAAATGTTGAAAGCTTAACGGTACTCCAAACTCAAAGTAGAGAAGATATGATCGAAAAGTGTAAAGAGTATGGAAGAAAGGTAGAGGTATTGTTCATTTTAGGTGGTGATGGAACAGTACATGATACGGTCAATGCATTAGCAGATTTAGATTCTAGACCTGTGGTAGGGGTGTTACCCGGGGGAACTTGCAATGATTATGCAAGGATGCTTGGGCTTCCGCAAGATTTATATCAGGCTTCGCAAGCGTTGGTAGATGGAGATGAACGCTATGTTGACATTGGTAAAACGAAAGATCATTATTTCACAAACTTCTGGGGGATTGGGTTAGTGGCTGAGACCTCCACCAATGTTGATTCTGCACAAAAAAATAGATTTGGTGTCTTGAGCTATTTTATTAGTGCTATGAAGAGCATGAATGAGGCGAATCCATTCAAATATAAAATTACCGTCGACGGAGAAACAGCATTTAATGATCAAGCGGTGGTGGTGCTTGTGTTAAATGGTAGATATATTGGGACTCGAATGGTTCCAATACCGGACTTATCTCTTAATGATGGGAAATTTGACATATTGATAGTGAAGAGTTCTACTCTTACTTCATTCAGAGAGTTACTTACAATGAATTCTCCAGATAACAAAAAATATCAAGAACTTTACCATATCCAAGGAGAGCGTGTAGAAATCGAAACTGAGGAGCAGATGGAAATTGATTCAGATGGCGAAATCAATAGCAGCACCCCTGATTCTATTGAACTTATTCCGAATCATCTAAAAATGCTATTCCATCCAAATGCTGAGTAG
- a CDS encoding AMP-binding protein yields the protein MKCELDWIEGRARLYPNAVGIVDADTGESWTFEQLNNRAIRLASFFQDKGISKGDRLGLLAPNHISYMDFLFACMKLGAIFVPLNWRLSQEELSYVIRDADLHFIGLHRSFQGNEDWYEAFAPLIHIENNNYLDALDTGGVSTLQAMDEVEEADSLAMIYTGGTTGKPKGAVLTHQSIMWNALNTIVSWNLGRGDCTITCLPMFHTGGLNALSVPVLMAGGKVALSSSFDAEQAVLDINRYQCTIVLLVPTMYHMLVRTKAFEHTTFSSMKVFLSGGAPCPYGVYEAFAKKGLPFKEGYGLTEAGPNNFYIDPSMAYQKKGSVGKAMIFNDIKILTSDGKDAEADEVGELLLKGKHTFSYYWNRPDATNETWKDGWLHTGDLARQDEEGYVYIVGRKKEMIITGGENVYPLEIEHWLESHESVNEVAVVGIPDEKWGEIVTAFVSLHDKSRVTEHELRAYCKYKLAGYKIPKTILIVPDLPKTDVGKIDKKGLLQQYSVS from the coding sequence GTGAAGTGTGAATTGGACTGGATTGAGGGTCGTGCTAGGTTATACCCGAATGCTGTTGGAATTGTAGATGCAGATACGGGGGAGTCTTGGACGTTTGAACAATTGAATAATCGAGCTATACGCCTAGCATCCTTTTTTCAAGACAAAGGGATAAGTAAAGGCGATCGTCTTGGGTTGTTAGCACCTAATCATATTAGTTATATGGATTTTCTGTTTGCATGCATGAAGCTGGGAGCCATTTTTGTTCCATTGAATTGGCGGCTATCCCAAGAGGAACTTTCCTATGTTATACGCGATGCTGACCTACATTTTATAGGACTCCATAGGTCTTTTCAAGGTAATGAAGATTGGTATGAAGCGTTTGCCCCACTTATTCATATTGAGAACAATAACTATTTGGACGCCCTGGATACAGGAGGGGTTTCTACCTTACAAGCAATGGATGAGGTAGAAGAGGCGGATTCGCTTGCAATGATTTACACAGGCGGTACGACAGGAAAGCCAAAAGGAGCTGTTCTGACCCATCAATCAATCATGTGGAATGCACTTAATACAATCGTGAGCTGGAACCTAGGACGCGGTGATTGTACAATTACCTGTTTACCTATGTTCCATACGGGTGGATTAAACGCATTAAGTGTGCCTGTATTGATGGCTGGTGGAAAAGTAGCTCTTTCATCCTCATTTGATGCAGAGCAGGCTGTGTTAGATATAAACAGATATCAATGTACCATTGTTTTGCTCGTCCCAACGATGTACCACATGTTGGTACGGACAAAAGCGTTTGAACATACTACGTTTTCGTCTATGAAGGTGTTTTTATCTGGAGGTGCGCCTTGTCCCTATGGTGTTTATGAAGCTTTTGCTAAAAAGGGGCTTCCATTTAAGGAAGGATATGGTTTGACGGAAGCAGGACCAAACAATTTTTATATTGATCCATCGATGGCCTATCAGAAGAAAGGTTCTGTCGGAAAAGCGATGATTTTTAATGATATTAAGATTCTCACATCAGATGGTAAGGATGCAGAGGCAGATGAAGTGGGAGAATTATTATTAAAAGGGAAGCATACATTCAGCTATTATTGGAATAGGCCAGATGCTACGAACGAAACGTGGAAGGATGGATGGCTTCATACTGGAGATTTGGCTCGACAAGACGAGGAAGGTTATGTATATATTGTTGGACGCAAGAAAGAGATGATCATTACAGGTGGAGAAAACGTTTATCCGTTAGAAATAGAACATTGGCTTGAGTCTCATGAAAGCGTAAATGAGGTAGCGGTGGTGGGAATTCCTGATGAAAAGTGGGGAGAGATAGTGACGGCATTTGTGTCGTTACATGATAAATCGCGCGTTACTGAACATGAACTAAGGGCATATTGTAAATATAAACTGGCTGGTTATAAAATCCCTAAGACGATTCTGATCGTTCCTGATTTGCCCAAAACGGACGTAGGGAAGATTGATAAAAAAGGGTTGTTACAACAATATTCTGTTTCATGA
- a CDS encoding sodium:calcium antiporter, which yields MNNILVFAAFIVAAIATYFIASRLAMFGDGVSEKTKTSSAFMGIVIGAAISLPELTASVTAISIDSPDLAIGNLLGSNLFNLLALAILDIIYRNHQIMGRTDHGSKLYIYLVVFMTLIVIAGLSLSLPAPLFNISFNSIVLVLIYFLGVKWVNSRTEQKVQRRKRKNEKYDDYSYKQVLYRFIVCAVLIMIIGSVLTISADQIAKITGLGSSFVGSFLVGASTSLPDAVSVITALRMRNYSMGVSSLLGSNAFNIMLLSFTDAIYLKNNLFDYASASNIVTSVSSIIVVLIILYSITRKQKRSTMMYVIPPTVIVIIYFVATFTVYQMK from the coding sequence ATGAATAATATACTTGTATTTGCGGCTTTTATCGTAGCAGCAATCGCAACTTACTTTATAGCAAGTCGTTTGGCTATGTTTGGGGATGGTGTAAGTGAAAAAACAAAAACAAGTTCTGCTTTTATGGGAATTGTTATTGGAGCAGCAATTTCGCTTCCAGAACTAACTGCGAGTGTGACAGCCATATCTATTGATAGTCCCGATTTGGCAATAGGAAATTTACTCGGGAGTAACTTATTTAATTTGTTAGCACTAGCAATATTAGATATTATCTACCGCAACCATCAGATTATGGGTCGTACCGATCATGGAAGCAAACTATATATATATCTAGTCGTCTTTATGACGTTAATTGTTATTGCAGGACTTTCCTTAAGTTTACCTGCACCGTTGTTTAACATTAGTTTTAACTCCATTGTGTTAGTACTTATTTATTTCTTAGGTGTGAAATGGGTTAATAGTCGAACAGAACAAAAAGTGCAGCGAAGAAAGCGTAAAAATGAAAAATACGATGATTACTCCTATAAACAAGTATTGTATCGTTTTATTGTATGTGCTGTTTTGATTATGATTATTGGTTCTGTCTTAACCATATCAGCTGACCAGATTGCTAAAATTACAGGTCTTGGTTCTTCATTCGTAGGATCCTTTCTAGTTGGAGCCAGCACCTCGCTACCAGATGCGGTTAGCGTAATTACCGCATTGCGCATGAGGAATTATAGCATGGGGGTTAGTTCCTTGTTAGGAAGTAACGCATTTAACATCATGCTCTTATCGTTTACGGATGCTATTTACCTGAAGAATAATTTATTTGATTATGCAAGCGCGTCAAACATCGTAACAAGCGTTTCATCTATCATTGTAGTATTAATTATTTTATACAGCATTACACGTAAGCAAAAGAGGAGTACCATGATGTATGTTATTCCCCCAACAGTGATTGTAATTATATATTTTGTAGCTACATTTACGGTGTACCAAATGAAATAA
- the fabG gene encoding 3-oxoacyl-ACP reductase FabG, which yields MRLQDKVAIITGAANGIGLEAARSFVKEGAHVVLADYDEEQGVARVQELESQHGDVMFVQVNVAERDSVDAMVESVKNRFGRIDILINNAGITRDAMLSKMTTEQFQQVIDVNLTGVFHCTQSVLETMTSQGKGKIINTSSVSGTYGNVGQSNYAAAKAGLIGLTKTWAKELGRKGINVNAVAPGFTETAMVEEVPDKVIQQLVGQVPMQRLGKPSDIGNAYLFLASDESDYVHGHVLHVDGGIMM from the coding sequence ATGAGACTACAAGATAAGGTGGCTATTATAACCGGAGCGGCAAATGGGATTGGGTTGGAAGCAGCGCGGTCTTTCGTGAAGGAAGGAGCGCATGTAGTACTGGCTGATTATGATGAGGAACAAGGAGTTGCAAGGGTGCAAGAATTGGAGAGTCAGCATGGGGATGTGATGTTTGTTCAAGTGAATGTCGCAGAGCGTGATAGTGTAGATGCAATGGTTGAAAGTGTGAAAAATCGTTTTGGTCGTATTGATATATTAATAAATAATGCAGGCATAACAAGGGACGCCATGCTTTCAAAGATGACAACAGAGCAATTCCAACAAGTAATAGATGTGAACTTAACTGGCGTATTCCATTGTACTCAATCCGTCCTCGAAACCATGACTTCACAAGGAAAAGGAAAAATCATCAATACTTCTTCCGTTTCAGGTACATATGGAAATGTTGGGCAATCCAACTATGCCGCAGCCAAAGCAGGATTAATCGGTTTAACGAAGACATGGGCAAAAGAGCTAGGGCGTAAAGGCATTAATGTCAATGCGGTTGCTCCAGGATTCACGGAAACCGCAATGGTGGAAGAAGTTCCAGACAAAGTAATCCAGCAGTTAGTTGGGCAAGTTCCGATGCAACGATTAGGAAAACCAAGTGACATAGGCAACGCTTATTTGTTTTTGGCTTCAGATGAATCAGATTATGTACATGGGCATGTGCTACATGTTGATGGCGGGATAATGATGTAG
- a CDS encoding alpha/beta fold hydrolase, which translates to MTMSVMKKVSLPNGETIAFREREGGEEPILLVHGNMTSSKHWDLVLENMSSRYKIYAIDLRGFGASTYITSITSIKDFSDDVKEFVDAIGLKQFAMVGWSLGGAVSQQFCVDYPEYCNRLLLLASGSTRGYPFFATGEDGLPDTSNRLQTLEEVKEDKGKTLAVQTAYDAGDRDFLKTMWNMLIYRNRQPEPKRYEEYVDDMMTQRNLAEVYQALNIFNISPYHNGLTQGTDQAKEIRIPVLVLSGDQDLVITKNMTDEIIEDIGGNVTFKTLHGNGHSPLVDDIEGLVNSMEKFLEEKEYETDETTR; encoded by the coding sequence ATGACGATGAGTGTAATGAAAAAAGTGTCACTGCCAAATGGTGAAACAATCGCATTTAGGGAGCGTGAAGGTGGAGAAGAACCGATTTTACTCGTTCATGGAAACATGACATCTTCTAAGCACTGGGATCTTGTATTGGAAAATATGAGTAGTCGATATAAAATTTATGCAATTGATTTGCGCGGGTTCGGAGCATCTACGTATATAACTTCCATCACATCTATTAAAGATTTTTCAGATGATGTGAAAGAATTTGTGGACGCAATCGGATTGAAGCAATTCGCAATGGTGGGATGGTCACTTGGTGGGGCTGTTAGTCAGCAGTTTTGTGTAGATTATCCGGAATATTGTAATCGCTTACTTCTGTTGGCTTCAGGTTCTACGAGAGGGTATCCGTTTTTTGCTACAGGGGAAGATGGTCTGCCTGATACGTCCAATCGGTTACAGACGTTAGAAGAAGTGAAAGAAGATAAAGGAAAAACGCTTGCCGTACAAACAGCATATGACGCTGGTGATCGAGATTTTCTGAAGACAATGTGGAATATGTTGATCTATCGGAATAGACAACCAGAACCGAAGCGGTATGAAGAATATGTAGACGACATGATGACGCAACGTAATCTAGCAGAAGTGTACCAGGCGTTAAACATATTTAATATTAGTCCGTATCACAATGGTTTGACCCAAGGAACGGATCAGGCGAAGGAGATTCGAATACCAGTATTGGTTTTATCGGGGGATCAAGACTTAGTCATTACGAAAAATATGACAGATGAAATTATCGAAGACATCGGGGGTAACGTCACATTTAAGACATTGCATGGAAACGGACATTCTCCGCTTGTTGATGATATTGAGGGACTTGTAAATAGCATGGAAAAATTTCTAGAAGAAAAGGAGTATGAGACAGATGAGACTACAAGATAA
- a CDS encoding 3-oxoacyl-ACP synthase, with translation MDPIGIISTGIYIPESVMTSQEIAIQAGLPLEVVEEKMGIKQKPIPGKEDHTGEMGVRAAHKAIEKAEMDPSTIDVVMYIGEEHKEYPLWTAGIKLQEEVGATNAWAFDVAMRCGTTIMALKVAKSMMLADEDINTVLLAGGYRNGDFINYHNPRTRFMYNLGAGGGAIVLKRGHNQNRVRESSLMSDGSFSEDVVVVAGGTKNPLTIYNMDQYELDVLDPEGMKKRLEQKSMQNFLHVIRQALFKSGYSEQDIDYVAMLHMKRSAHAYVLQELGLTLEQSIYLENYGHIGQIDQILSLELAEEEGRIKDGDIIVLVSAGIGYAWGATVIEWGKPKAQSPV, from the coding sequence ATGGACCCTATTGGTATCATAAGTACAGGAATATACATCCCAGAATCTGTCATGACTTCACAAGAAATTGCGATTCAAGCAGGATTACCTCTAGAGGTTGTGGAAGAGAAAATGGGAATCAAACAAAAACCTATTCCTGGTAAAGAAGATCATACAGGTGAAATGGGTGTTAGAGCTGCTCATAAAGCGATAGAGAAGGCAGAAATGGACCCGTCTACCATTGATGTAGTTATGTATATTGGAGAAGAGCATAAGGAATATCCGTTATGGACTGCTGGGATTAAGCTTCAAGAAGAGGTAGGAGCTACAAATGCCTGGGCTTTCGATGTAGCCATGCGTTGTGGGACGACGATTATGGCTCTTAAAGTAGCTAAAAGTATGATGCTTGCTGATGAGGATATAAACACAGTTTTGCTTGCAGGAGGATATCGAAATGGTGACTTCATAAACTATCACAATCCTCGAACTCGTTTTATGTATAACCTTGGAGCAGGTGGAGGAGCCATCGTTCTCAAACGTGGACATAATCAGAATAGAGTACGTGAATCGTCTCTAATGAGTGATGGTTCTTTTTCAGAGGATGTAGTGGTAGTAGCGGGAGGAACAAAGAATCCATTAACGATATACAACATGGACCAATATGAACTTGATGTACTCGATCCTGAAGGAATGAAAAAACGGTTGGAACAGAAATCCATGCAAAACTTTCTTCATGTCATTCGACAGGCATTATTTAAAAGTGGATACTCCGAACAGGATATTGATTATGTAGCAATGCTTCACATGAAGCGTTCAGCACATGCATATGTACTACAGGAGCTTGGACTAACCCTCGAACAATCTATTTATCTAGAAAACTATGGTCATATTGGGCAAATCGATCAGATTCTTTCGCTTGAGCTTGCTGAAGAAGAAGGGCGTATCAAAGACGGTGACATCATTGTATTAGTAAGTGCAGGTATTGGCTACGCTTGGGGAGCTACAGTTATTGAATGGGGTAAACCAAAAGCGCAATCGCCCGTTTAG
- a CDS encoding branched-chain amino acid ABC transporter permease, with the protein MMKLGMGRSTGIYLLIALLLAVLPFVYDDRIILSLVMQVFIFGIFAMSYDLLLGFTGIVSFGHAMFFGIGAYSVAVVLNQNEATLLYLLLGTLLAVVVAGIVSFIAGVLTLRLQSHFYAMLTLALAGLFMVAAEKMRSLTGGNEGFVLMVPDIFMDTSGPALYLTCLAVLVVSFFLVRRFTQSPVGKVLMAIRENEQRVESIGFSIMYYKVIASMISGIVASIAGVLYVLSLQFVDTSVFATDVTLDALLMTIIGGVGTLVGPIIGAGIIEFAHHWLSDLADVHWIFKRWIILFGIVYILAVIFFPRGIVGTLQEVWIKRKYKKQQGKGQTKDKNEAAS; encoded by the coding sequence ATGATGAAGTTAGGGATGGGAAGAAGTACAGGCATATACTTACTAATTGCTTTGCTTTTAGCTGTATTGCCTTTTGTGTATGATGACAGGATTATTCTTTCTTTAGTAATGCAGGTGTTTATCTTCGGGATTTTTGCAATGAGTTATGACTTGTTGCTTGGGTTTACAGGGATTGTATCTTTTGGTCATGCTATGTTTTTTGGTATAGGTGCTTATAGTGTTGCCGTTGTCTTGAATCAAAATGAAGCCACGCTCCTTTATCTATTACTGGGAACACTGCTTGCAGTTGTGGTAGCAGGAATTGTTAGTTTTATAGCTGGAGTGCTGACGCTTCGCTTGCAAAGTCATTTCTATGCAATGTTGACCTTAGCACTTGCTGGATTATTTATGGTCGCTGCTGAAAAAATGCGCTCGTTAACTGGTGGAAATGAAGGCTTTGTACTAATGGTTCCTGATATTTTTATGGATACAAGTGGTCCCGCTTTGTATTTAACATGCTTAGCTGTTCTCGTCGTTTCCTTCTTCCTTGTACGGAGATTTACTCAATCGCCAGTGGGAAAAGTTCTGATGGCGATTCGAGAAAACGAGCAACGTGTCGAATCTATTGGATTCAGCATTATGTACTACAAGGTCATTGCAAGTATGATCTCAGGAATTGTGGCTAGTATTGCAGGTGTTTTATATGTATTGTCCTTACAATTTGTTGATACTAGTGTTTTTGCAACAGATGTCACATTAGATGCATTGCTGATGACGATTATAGGAGGTGTAGGGACGTTAGTTGGACCTATCATTGGAGCAGGTATCATTGAATTTGCTCACCATTGGCTATCGGACTTAGCTGACGTTCATTGGATCTTTAAGCGTTGGATTATACTATTTGGCATTGTTTACATTTTAGCCGTTATCTTTTTCCCAAGAGGCATAGTCGGAACATTGCAAGAGGTTTGGATAAAACGAAAGTACAAAAAGCAGCAAGGGAAAGGGCAGACAAAAGATAAAAATGAAGCAGCTAGCTAA